From Cognatishimia activa, one genomic window encodes:
- a CDS encoding SMP-30/gluconolactonase/LRE family protein, with the protein MFGVIEGTGFEAIEPEFNECFIGHARVERLWTGARWSEGPAWFPAGRYLVWSDIPNNRLMRWDETDGSVSEFRRPSNNTNGNTVDGQGRLVSCEHLTRRVTRTDFDGTVTVIADAVDGLRLNSPNDVVVKSDGSIWFTDPSYGIMMDYEGERAESEIGACHVYRWDPETKSIKAVATDFVKPNGLAFSADEKFLFVSDTGGTHEVDGPAHIRKIPLTEDGKQLTKGAVFADCSNGFFDGFRLDRAGRIWSSAADGVHCLNASGDLIGKVHIPEIVGNVCFGGSKLNRLFIAATSSLYSVYLNVNGLR; encoded by the coding sequence ATGTTTGGTGTCATAGAGGGAACAGGATTTGAAGCCATTGAGCCTGAATTCAACGAATGCTTCATTGGTCACGCGCGCGTCGAACGCCTTTGGACTGGCGCACGCTGGTCAGAAGGGCCAGCGTGGTTTCCTGCGGGACGTTATTTGGTTTGGTCTGACATTCCTAACAATCGCCTGATGCGATGGGACGAAACCGACGGCTCCGTTTCAGAATTCCGCAGGCCTTCGAACAACACCAATGGCAACACGGTAGACGGGCAGGGGAGGTTGGTGTCTTGTGAACATCTAACGCGACGCGTTACCCGGACTGATTTTGATGGGACTGTCACTGTCATCGCCGATGCAGTCGATGGTTTACGTTTGAACTCGCCGAATGATGTGGTGGTGAAATCGGATGGCTCAATTTGGTTCACAGATCCCTCTTATGGGATCATGATGGATTACGAAGGCGAACGTGCTGAGAGCGAAATTGGTGCCTGCCATGTCTATCGCTGGGATCCAGAGACCAAGAGCATCAAGGCAGTCGCTACGGATTTTGTAAAACCAAATGGTCTCGCCTTTTCCGCAGATGAAAAGTTTCTGTTCGTCTCCGACACAGGTGGGACCCATGAAGTAGATGGACCAGCGCATATTCGCAAAATACCGCTTACTGAGGATGGCAAACAGCTGACGAAAGGGGCTGTTTTTGCCGATTGCAGTAATGGTTTCTTTGATGGGTTCCGCTTGGACCGCGCTGGGCGGATCTGGAGTTCCGCTGCTGACGGTGTGCACTGCTTGAACGCAAGCGGAGACCTGATCGGAAAGGTCCATATACCTGAAATCGTGGGAAATGTTTGCTTTGGCGGCAGCAAACTCAACCGGCTTTTTATTGCCGCGACTAGCTCGCTCTATTCGGTCTATTTGAACGTAAATGGTTTAAGGTGA
- a CDS encoding LacI family DNA-binding transcriptional regulator yields MTPTRPRRVTATDVAKAAGVSRSAVSRAFTDGAYLDQDKKTRILKVSQDLGYRPNAFAAGLQKTQSNIVAVVAGEMRSHYDHELVDHLLKELVAIGKWPIVLSGQEISDTPNLHGIFGFPVDAMIVRGGSVDEFVVESCAKLQIPLIFSGCVVDAEHVDSVSCRNFEGMYALANLLAETGRRKIAYIDGLPNRASKQERPAGARAGLANNGLAFVDTETADFSYEGGYRAAIALMKKNDLDAIMCANDETALGAITAVRQELGLRVPEDVAITGFDDLRMSDWPNFRLTTARNPTEETVAAIVRLLSERLEDPNKVGETVLLDADVVKRETH; encoded by the coding sequence GTGACACCGACTCGCCCGCGGCGTGTTACAGCGACAGATGTTGCCAAAGCCGCAGGTGTCTCCCGATCGGCAGTGTCGCGAGCTTTCACTGACGGCGCCTATCTTGACCAAGACAAAAAAACGCGAATTCTAAAAGTTTCACAGGACCTTGGCTATCGGCCAAATGCCTTTGCAGCGGGCTTGCAAAAGACTCAATCAAACATTGTAGCGGTCGTCGCAGGTGAAATGCGCAGCCATTATGATCACGAGTTGGTTGATCACCTGCTCAAAGAACTTGTGGCAATTGGAAAATGGCCGATCGTGCTCAGTGGCCAAGAAATTTCCGACACGCCAAATTTGCATGGAATATTTGGTTTCCCAGTCGATGCCATGATTGTGCGAGGTGGTAGTGTCGATGAATTCGTCGTCGAATCCTGTGCCAAATTACAAATCCCGCTAATTTTCTCCGGCTGCGTAGTGGATGCTGAACACGTCGATTCAGTGAGCTGTAGAAACTTTGAGGGCATGTACGCCTTGGCCAATTTGCTCGCTGAAACCGGTCGCAGAAAGATTGCTTACATCGATGGCCTACCTAATCGCGCCTCAAAGCAGGAACGCCCAGCTGGAGCGAGGGCGGGACTAGCGAACAATGGGCTCGCGTTTGTCGATACTGAAACTGCGGATTTTTCCTATGAAGGCGGCTATCGAGCTGCGATAGCACTTATGAAGAAGAATGACCTCGACGCCATTATGTGCGCGAACGATGAAACAGCCCTAGGCGCGATCACAGCAGTGAGGCAAGAGCTGGGCTTAAGAGTTCCAGAGGACGTAGCCATCACCGGGTTTGATGACCTAAGGATGTCCGATTGGCCAAATTTTCGCCTAACCACGGCGCGGAACCCGACAGAAGAAACCGTTGCAGCGATTGTGCGCCTATTGTCCGAACGTTTAGAAGACCCTAATAAAGTCGGTGAAACCGTCTTACTTGATGCCGACGTTGTGAAACGAGAAACGCACTAA
- a CDS encoding extracellular solute-binding protein, which yields MKINFALAAAAAFGLSAPAFAETEITWWHAMGGALGETVNQIAADFNASQDDYTITPIFKGTYEETLTAGIAAFRAGEQPNIMQVFDAGAATVIGAKGATVAVEDLMKDNGVEFDINDYIAGVRYFFADNDGKMIGMPFNSSTPIMYFNEDALAKAGVEAPATWEEFASVTAPALKEAGYVPLSQSHLPWIFTENFFSRHDIQFANNNNGYDAPATEIKVNHPAIKAHFQALVDWKDAGLFEWYGTGWGDNAAPFENGEVAMWLGSSGSFGGLLKKVDFPFSAAKLPYWEAVTTEPKQTFIGGAALFAMAGKSAEENKATAEFFRFLTSENTQYFWHQQTGYVPITEAAYDVAKKDGHYDRFPAAEVGIEQLSLEAGEFTKGYRMGFYVQIRDVMNREYGRILTGETDVDTAFEAIEAEANKLLARFAKTQG from the coding sequence ATGAAAATCAACTTCGCACTCGCTGCGGCTGCCGCTTTCGGCCTGTCCGCACCAGCATTTGCTGAAACAGAAATCACTTGGTGGCACGCAATGGGCGGGGCCCTGGGTGAAACTGTAAATCAGATTGCGGCGGATTTTAACGCATCCCAAGACGACTACACCATCACCCCTATCTTTAAGGGTACATACGAAGAGACCCTGACAGCTGGTATCGCGGCCTTCCGTGCAGGTGAGCAGCCAAACATCATGCAGGTGTTTGACGCAGGCGCAGCAACTGTGATCGGCGCGAAAGGCGCAACAGTGGCAGTTGAAGACCTGATGAAAGACAATGGTGTTGAGTTTGACATCAACGACTACATCGCAGGTGTGCGTTACTTCTTTGCCGACAATGACGGCAAAATGATCGGCATGCCGTTCAACTCTTCCACGCCAATCATGTACTTCAACGAAGACGCGCTTGCGAAAGCCGGAGTTGAGGCGCCTGCAACTTGGGAAGAATTCGCTTCTGTCACAGCACCAGCTCTGAAAGAAGCCGGTTATGTGCCTCTGTCCCAGTCTCACCTGCCATGGATTTTCACAGAGAACTTCTTCTCTCGTCACGACATTCAGTTCGCTAACAACAACAACGGTTACGACGCGCCAGCGACCGAGATCAAAGTAAATCACCCAGCCATCAAAGCGCATTTCCAAGCGCTGGTTGATTGGAAAGATGCGGGTCTTTTTGAATGGTATGGCACTGGCTGGGGCGACAACGCGGCTCCGTTTGAAAACGGCGAAGTTGCAATGTGGCTTGGTTCCTCCGGTTCCTTCGGTGGCCTGCTGAAAAAAGTGGACTTCCCATTCTCCGCGGCGAAACTGCCTTACTGGGAAGCTGTGACTACAGAGCCTAAGCAAACGTTCATCGGCGGCGCAGCTCTGTTTGCGATGGCAGGCAAATCTGCAGAAGAAAACAAAGCAACTGCTGAGTTCTTCCGCTTCCTGACATCTGAGAACACTCAGTATTTCTGGCACCAGCAAACTGGTTATGTGCCGATCACTGAAGCAGCTTACGACGTTGCGAAGAAAGACGGCCACTATGACCGTTTCCCAGCGGCAGAAGTTGGCATCGAACAGCTGTCTCTGGAAGCAGGTGAGTTTACCAAGGGCTACCGCATGGGCTTCTACGTACAGATCCGCGACGTGATGAACCGTGAATACGGCCGCATCCTGACTGGTGAAACAGATGTGGATACTGCGTTCGAAGCAATCGAGGCAGAAGCCAACAAACTGCTGGCACGTTTCGCCAAGACCCAAGGCTAA